In the genome of Paenibacillus pabuli, one region contains:
- a CDS encoding HesB/IscA family protein, giving the protein MIQVSETAAEKIVEILTGADTENSFLRVGVDEGGCSGLSYTLIVDEQQAEGDILLDKGVFRILVHTNTVPYIEGLKIDYEESGMLGGFTMNNPNAKVSCGCGASFRMANYRGEAKKCD; this is encoded by the coding sequence ATGATTCAGGTTAGTGAAACAGCAGCAGAAAAAATCGTTGAAATCCTGACAGGTGCGGATACCGAGAATTCTTTCCTTCGGGTCGGGGTGGATGAGGGGGGATGCAGTGGCCTGTCCTATACCCTTATCGTCGATGAACAGCAAGCAGAAGGGGATATCTTATTAGATAAAGGTGTATTTCGTATATTGGTTCACACCAATACGGTTCCATATATTGAAGGACTTAAGATTGATTACGAAGAAAGCGGAATGTTAGGGGGATTCACCATGAATAACCCTAATGCAAAAGTTTCATGTGGATGCGGGGCCAGTTTCCGAATGGCGAATTACCGTGGTGAGGCCAAAAAATGTGATTAA